One segment of Niabella beijingensis DNA contains the following:
- a CDS encoding GH36-type glycosyl hydrolase domain-containing protein, with product MKISKPVDDFVVRMREFFTGETLPEFQKEEPFRLELFSHDQMQQHSIKVARSHVVAAGHPPDKVLPRLDDNEEVISKVYELLNDAVSAKQPIAPASEWFLDNYYLIKEQIALGRTHLPKGYSETLPILAKGRSAGFPRVYDIALELIAHSDGHISIATLSAFIDSYQTVTRLTLGELWAIPIMLRLAIIENIRRIASRVAVDQLDKNVAFYWSEQLLETAQQNPRDIIILIAEMAKSRLRLDSAFVAEFIRRLQGKGQGLALPLTWLEERLAETGNSSVELVNTENQKQATDQVSIRNSIESIRLIKSTDWRSFVEEVSIVEKILNTDIDDVYGQMDFITRDRYRHIVEWVGKNSALEEYQVAQLAIDMAKESAAKNEPVRKHHVGYFLVDEKGQQLLIKRSGMRITARHRFKNLLKYNRLLSYVGSALLLTFVLSCWAAFYTYRHGAGIYWPLLFGLCCFIALSQVIIILINWAATLLVKPRPLPKMDYSEGIPETQCTLVAVPSMLTSEKAVEELADELEVRYLANLEEHLYFALLTDFTDAPQETMPGDDALLTYAKKRIEALNHHYVKEENGGSKFFLFHRPRKWNEREKIWMGQERKRGKLAELNSFLRDTGHHNFAAVTGDTSSLKQIRYVITLDADTQLPREAAWKLVATMAHPLNKAVLNTQGCRVIDGYGILQPRTAVSIPRSNSSFYAKMHSNDSGLDPYTRLVSDVYQDLFSEGSFVGKGIYDIDVFEQVLGNTFPPNRILSHDLLEGSYVRSGLVTDVELFEEYPDTYWSDISRRHRWIRGDWQIASWGTPFVPGKENRLHRNFISSLSRWKIWDNIRRSLVAPAMIAFLIAGWAFVPNAQLWTLLFLAAWLLPLIATTTWQLFHKPESMHWRAHFSELKDNAITSLIHILFNIICLPFEAVKNLDAIFRANWRMLISHRRLLQWTPSKQSGSRQKNILQAYAYMWPSVLLPAGIAVLLAVLNPEAFWVAGPILAAWLLAPFVAWNISRPSAKKVVSLSARNLDTLHCYARKTWAYFEDFVTEEDNWLAPDNYQEHPIESLAHRTSPTNIGLALLSNLSAYDFGYLSINKLTERTYKTFESLSALERYKGHFYNWYDTVSLVPLQPKYVSTVDSGNFIASLILLRQGLDEIRQEKLFKVQHISGLQDTLSVIKSLLNKKNPPELSQLIKATANLKAAFPLPLHELLQQLDSLQKATTALKAGSDASGQADVQHWIERLEMQLTDGIACIRMFCPWVTALPVGPRLTRLHLLHEIPSLNNILEFQLVLPQQIAAYLETATDPSETGQLHLLKKNLHTGVAQTESFLAGVEKMKQSCVDFATVDYDFLYNKSQNLFHIGYNVSEDAADKSYYDMLASEARLGIFAAIAQGKIPQTAWFTLGRLVTNLGNNPVLLSWSGSMFEYLMPQLLMPSYENTLLDRSNKGAVKNQIEYGNKNNVPWGISESGYNLVDTSLHYQYQSFGIPGLGLKRGLANDLVIAPYATMMALMVDPAEAVDNLRTLSQKGFEGRYGFYEAIDYTPSRMPRGQSYAIIKSFMVHHQGMSFLSMAYLLLGKKMQDRFIKDPQFQSALLLLQEKAPRSTNFYEHTEDAINRQTISHESHMRVLTTPNTPVPEIQLLSNGRYSLMISNSGGSYSRWKGIALNRWREDTTRDNWGIFCYIKDLSSGHFWSNTHQPALKKSKSYETVFSQGHVVFRRVDDGFETKTDVVISPEDDVEIRRIRITNRSASSKTIEVTSFGEVVLTDPAADEAHPAFSNLFVQTEIDESMGAILCSRRPRAKQETLPWMFHTLMLYGAKSESVSYETDRMRFVGRGQSITTPAALQQDGPLSGTKGSVLDPVVAVRHRIILKARQTVTFDLVMGIGESKEICMGLLAKYQDRYIKNRVFELAWTHSQVLLRQINATEVEAQLFNAIAGSIIYANNSFRAEPSVIESNLKGQAGLWGYAISGDLPIVLVRIKDSSNIDLVKQLIKAHSYWSLKGLRVDLMIWNDDFGSYRQVFQDQVIGFITATSGGVLDQPGGIFVRAGDQISNEDRILFQTVARLVFDDDRGTLAEQVLKKKTTKGLPEPLQVTAKSARIIQEQGVTLPNYLQFNNGTGGFTRDGKEYILLSDQQQKSPAPWCNIIANKEIGSMLSESGSAYTWVDNAQAFRLTPWQNDPVSDRCGEAYYIRDEASGNYWSPTPLPAPDKQPYLTRHGFGYSVYEHSSNGISSEIWTYVDRDLPVKYVVLKLRNLSGNERSLSVTGYVEWVLGDLAHKNKMFVVADKDQQTKILFARNRYNSAFAEKVAFFDTDSNEKTFTCNRTEFIGRNGTLSNPEALSRKQLSGRSGAGLDPCTALQVMMQLAPDEEKEIIFRIGAGKNEQETRQLATTVKGSAFAHEALSKVHDQWNQVLGAVFVKTPDEAMNVMTNGWWLYQTLASRIWGRSGFYQSGGAFGFRDQLQDVLALMHTAPEITREQLLLAASRQFREGDVQHWWHPPTGRGVRTTCSDDYLWLPYVTSRYIIATGDKEILNEYISFIDGRPLRPDEESYYDLPVFLNHWETLYNHCKYAIRYGLKFGQHGLPLIGSGDWNDGMDKVGEHGKGESVWLAFFLYDVLTHFATIAEAYGDKDFTTLCHTEAEKLKDNIHENGWDGGWYRRAYFDDGTPLGSASNEECKIDSISQSWSLLSGGGEPERSLQGMTALNEHLVDRQNKIIKLLTPPFDKSDLYPGYIKGYVPGVRENGGQYTHAAIWTIMAFAALKDKERVWELFSMVNPVNHAHTPQDVEKYKVEPYVMAADVYGAPPHEGRGGWTWYTGSAGWTYQLAVGSILGLHREGDRLYLNPCIPDEWEGYEIRYRFGQTFYFLYIKNRNKDGNIRFVENGQLLNEGYITLQDDGTEHHIEAQL from the coding sequence ATGAAAATTTCGAAGCCCGTAGATGACTTTGTGGTGCGCATGCGCGAATTTTTTACAGGAGAGACCCTCCCTGAATTTCAAAAAGAAGAGCCCTTCCGGCTTGAGTTGTTCAGTCATGACCAGATGCAGCAGCACAGTATAAAGGTAGCCCGCTCGCATGTGGTTGCAGCTGGTCACCCACCCGATAAAGTGCTTCCCCGCCTGGATGACAACGAGGAAGTTATTTCAAAAGTCTATGAGCTGCTGAACGACGCCGTAAGCGCCAAGCAGCCCATTGCCCCGGCCAGTGAATGGTTTCTGGATAATTATTACCTGATCAAGGAGCAGATCGCGCTGGGAAGGACCCATTTACCAAAGGGCTACAGCGAAACCCTGCCCATACTGGCAAAAGGCCGGTCGGCCGGATTTCCGCGGGTATATGATATCGCCCTGGAACTGATCGCCCACAGCGATGGACATATCAGCATCGCCACGCTTTCCGCATTTATCGATTCTTATCAGACCGTGACCCGCCTGACCCTGGGCGAGCTCTGGGCCATTCCCATTATGCTGCGGCTCGCTATTATAGAGAACATCCGGCGCATTGCCTCGCGTGTGGCAGTGGACCAGCTGGATAAGAACGTCGCCTTTTACTGGTCGGAACAGCTGCTGGAAACCGCGCAGCAAAACCCGCGTGACATCATCATTCTTATCGCGGAAATGGCCAAATCCAGGCTGCGGCTGGACAGTGCCTTTGTTGCAGAATTCATCCGGCGGCTCCAGGGCAAGGGCCAGGGGCTTGCGCTACCGCTGACCTGGCTGGAAGAACGGCTGGCCGAAACCGGGAACTCCTCCGTTGAACTGGTAAATACTGAAAACCAGAAACAGGCCACTGACCAGGTTTCCATCCGGAATTCCATCGAAAGTATCCGGCTGATCAAAAGCACGGATTGGCGCTCGTTCGTTGAGGAAGTAAGTATTGTTGAAAAAATACTGAATACGGATATTGATGACGTTTACGGGCAAATGGATTTTATTACCCGCGACCGTTACCGTCATATTGTGGAATGGGTTGGAAAAAACAGTGCCCTGGAAGAATACCAGGTAGCCCAGCTGGCCATTGATATGGCAAAAGAGAGCGCCGCAAAAAATGAACCGGTCAGAAAGCATCATGTGGGGTATTTTCTTGTTGATGAAAAAGGACAGCAGCTTCTTATAAAGCGGTCAGGGATGCGGATCACCGCCCGGCACCGGTTTAAAAACCTGCTGAAATACAACCGGCTGCTTTCCTATGTGGGCTCTGCGCTGCTGCTCACCTTTGTTTTAAGCTGCTGGGCCGCTTTTTATACATACCGGCATGGCGCGGGGATCTACTGGCCCTTGCTGTTCGGCCTTTGTTGTTTTATTGCGCTCAGTCAGGTCATCATTATCCTGATCAACTGGGCTGCCACGCTGCTGGTAAAGCCCCGCCCCCTTCCCAAAATGGATTATTCGGAGGGCATTCCCGAAACACAATGCACGCTGGTGGCCGTTCCCAGCATGCTCACCAGTGAAAAGGCCGTTGAAGAGCTGGCAGATGAACTCGAAGTGCGGTACCTCGCCAACCTGGAAGAACATCTCTATTTCGCTTTACTTACCGACTTTACCGATGCCCCGCAGGAAACGATGCCAGGCGATGATGCCCTGCTGACTTATGCAAAAAAAAGGATCGAAGCACTGAACCACCATTATGTAAAAGAGGAAAACGGCGGAAGCAAATTTTTTCTTTTTCACCGGCCGAGAAAATGGAATGAACGGGAAAAGATCTGGATGGGACAGGAACGGAAACGGGGCAAACTGGCTGAACTGAACAGCTTTTTAAGAGATACCGGGCATCATAATTTTGCAGCTGTTACCGGTGATACATCCTCACTCAAACAGATCCGGTATGTAATTACCCTTGATGCTGATACCCAGCTGCCGCGCGAAGCCGCCTGGAAGCTGGTGGCCACCATGGCCCATCCCTTAAACAAGGCCGTGCTGAATACCCAGGGTTGTCGTGTAATAGACGGGTATGGAATATTGCAGCCCCGTACCGCCGTCAGCATACCCCGCAGCAACAGCAGTTTTTACGCAAAAATGCACAGCAACGATTCGGGTCTTGACCCCTATACCCGGCTGGTGTCTGATGTATACCAGGATCTTTTTTCAGAGGGCTCTTTTGTCGGGAAAGGGATCTATGATATTGATGTTTTTGAACAGGTGCTTGGTAATACCTTCCCCCCTAACCGTATTTTAAGTCATGACCTGCTGGAAGGCTCCTATGTCCGCTCGGGCCTTGTTACCGATGTGGAATTATTCGAGGAGTATCCAGACACTTACTGGTCGGATATAAGCCGCCGCCACCGTTGGATACGGGGCGACTGGCAGATCGCCAGCTGGGGCACGCCGTTTGTGCCGGGAAAGGAAAACCGGCTGCACAGGAATTTTATTTCCAGTTTATCCCGGTGGAAAATATGGGACAATATCCGCAGAAGCCTGGTTGCGCCGGCCATGATCGCTTTTTTAATAGCCGGCTGGGCCTTTGTACCCAATGCACAGCTCTGGACCCTGTTGTTCCTTGCGGCCTGGCTGCTGCCGCTTATCGCCACCACTACCTGGCAACTGTTTCATAAACCCGAAAGCATGCACTGGCGGGCGCATTTTTCCGAACTAAAAGACAATGCAATCACCAGTCTTATACATATTCTGTTCAATATTATCTGCCTGCCCTTTGAAGCAGTAAAAAACCTTGATGCCATTTTCAGGGCCAACTGGCGCATGCTGATCTCTCACCGGCGGCTGTTACAGTGGACGCCATCCAAACAATCCGGCAGCCGGCAGAAGAATATCTTACAGGCCTATGCCTACATGTGGCCTTCGGTACTGCTGCCCGCGGGCATCGCTGTTTTGCTGGCTGTTCTTAACCCCGAGGCCTTTTGGGTGGCCGGTCCCATACTGGCGGCCTGGCTGCTGGCGCCATTTGTAGCCTGGAACATAAGCCGGCCCTCTGCTAAAAAGGTGGTATCCCTTTCCGCAAGGAATCTTGACACCCTTCATTGTTATGCACGCAAGACCTGGGCGTATTTTGAAGACTTTGTAACAGAAGAAGACAACTGGCTGGCACCGGATAACTACCAGGAACATCCCATCGAGTCACTGGCACACCGTACCTCTCCTACCAATATCGGGCTGGCATTGCTTTCCAATCTCTCGGCCTATGATTTCGGCTACTTATCCATCAATAAACTGACGGAACGTACGTATAAGACCTTTGAGTCCTTATCGGCACTGGAACGTTATAAAGGCCATTTTTATAACTGGTACGATACCGTTTCGCTGGTGCCGCTGCAACCCAAGTATGTTTCTACGGTAGACAGCGGTAATTTTATTGCCTCCCTGATCCTGCTCCGGCAGGGACTTGATGAAATCCGGCAGGAAAAATTATTCAAGGTGCAACATATCAGCGGACTTCAGGATACATTATCCGTGATCAAAAGCCTGCTCAATAAAAAAAATCCACCGGAGCTCAGCCAGCTTATTAAAGCTACCGCTAATCTCAAAGCCGCTTTTCCGCTTCCCTTGCATGAGCTGTTGCAGCAGCTGGACTCCTTGCAGAAGGCCACAACCGCCTTAAAGGCCGGCAGCGATGCGTCCGGCCAGGCAGACGTGCAGCACTGGATCGAACGCCTGGAGATGCAGCTGACGGATGGCATTGCGTGCATCCGCATGTTCTGCCCCTGGGTGACCGCACTTCCTGTTGGTCCCCGGCTTACAAGGCTGCACCTGCTTCATGAGATCCCCTCCCTTAATAATATACTGGAATTTCAGCTCGTATTGCCCCAGCAGATCGCAGCATACCTGGAAACCGCCACGGACCCTTCGGAAACCGGGCAGCTGCACCTGCTGAAAAAAAACCTGCACACGGGAGTTGCCCAGACAGAAAGCTTCCTGGCGGGTGTGGAAAAGATGAAGCAAAGCTGTGTTGATTTCGCAACAGTCGATTATGATTTCCTCTATAACAAATCCCAGAACCTTTTTCATATCGGCTACAACGTAAGTGAAGATGCCGCAGATAAAAGCTATTATGATATGCTGGCATCAGAGGCACGCCTGGGTATTTTTGCAGCCATTGCGCAGGGTAAGATCCCACAAACGGCCTGGTTTACCCTAGGACGGCTGGTTACCAACCTCGGAAACAATCCGGTACTGTTATCCTGGAGCGGCTCTATGTTCGAATACCTGATGCCGCAGTTACTGATGCCCTCTTACGAAAATACGTTGCTGGACCGCAGCAACAAAGGTGCTGTTAAGAACCAGATCGAATATGGCAACAAGAACAATGTTCCCTGGGGTATTTCGGAATCGGGCTACAACCTGGTGGATACCAGTCTGCATTACCAGTACCAGTCGTTCGGGATACCCGGCCTGGGTTTAAAACGAGGGCTGGCCAATGATCTTGTCATTGCACCTTATGCCACCATGATGGCATTGATGGTTGATCCCGCGGAAGCCGTGGATAACCTCCGGACCCTTTCCCAGAAAGGGTTTGAAGGTCGTTATGGTTTTTATGAGGCCATCGATTATACCCCCTCACGCATGCCGCGCGGTCAGTCGTATGCCATTATAAAATCCTTTATGGTACACCATCAGGGAATGAGCTTTCTTTCCATGGCTTACCTGTTGCTTGGCAAAAAAATGCAGGACCGCTTTATAAAAGATCCGCAGTTCCAGTCGGCACTGCTGCTGTTACAGGAGAAAGCGCCGCGTTCCACCAACTTTTACGAGCATACGGAAGATGCGATCAACCGGCAAACCATCTCCCATGAATCGCACATGCGGGTGCTCACCACCCCCAATACACCGGTACCGGAGATACAGCTGCTTTCCAACGGAAGGTATTCCCTGATGATCAGCAACAGCGGAGGCAGTTACAGCCGGTGGAAGGGTATCGCATTAAACCGCTGGCGGGAAGATACCACTCGGGATAACTGGGGAATTTTTTGTTACATCAAAGATCTGAGCTCCGGGCATTTCTGGTCCAATACACATCAGCCTGCCTTAAAAAAAAGCAAATCCTATGAAACGGTTTTTTCACAGGGTCATGTGGTTTTCCGCCGGGTGGATGATGGATTTGAAACAAAAACCGATGTGGTCATTTCCCCGGAAGATGACGTGGAGATCCGGCGCATCCGCATCACCAACCGGTCGGCCTCTTCAAAAACCATCGAGGTCACCAGTTTTGGTGAAGTGGTGCTCACCGATCCTGCTGCAGATGAAGCACATCCGGCCTTCAGCAATTTATTTGTACAAACGGAAATTGATGAAAGCATGGGTGCAATTCTTTGTTCGAGAAGACCACGGGCCAAACAGGAAACACTCCCCTGGATGTTCCATACACTGATGTTGTACGGGGCAAAAAGCGAGTCAGTTTCTTATGAAACAGACCGGATGCGGTTTGTAGGGCGCGGGCAATCCATAACCACCCCCGCCGCACTGCAGCAGGATGGTCCGTTATCCGGAACAAAGGGATCGGTACTCGATCCTGTTGTTGCCGTCCGGCACCGGATCATATTAAAAGCCCGGCAGACGGTAACATTTGATCTGGTAATGGGCATCGGCGAATCGAAGGAGATCTGTATGGGACTGCTCGCCAAATACCAGGACCGCTATATCAAGAACAGGGTATTTGAACTGGCCTGGACCCACAGCCAGGTACTGTTGCGGCAGATCAATGCCACAGAAGTGGAGGCACAGCTGTTTAATGCCATCGCCGGTTCTATTATCTATGCCAATAATAGCTTCCGGGCCGAGCCCTCCGTTATCGAAAGTAATTTAAAGGGACAGGCAGGGCTTTGGGGCTATGCTATATCCGGCGACCTGCCGATCGTACTGGTGCGCATCAAGGACAGCTCCAATATCGATCTTGTAAAACAACTGATCAAGGCACACTCCTACTGGTCGTTAAAAGGACTCCGGGTCGACCTCATGATCTGGAACGATGATTTCGGATCCTACCGACAGGTATTCCAGGACCAGGTGATCGGGTTCATCACTGCCACCAGCGGTGGTGTGCTGGATCAGCCCGGAGGTATTTTTGTGAGGGCCGGCGACCAGATCTCCAATGAAGACCGGATCCTTTTTCAAACCGTTGCCCGCCTGGTCTTTGATGACGACAGGGGTACCCTGGCAGAACAGGTGCTGAAAAAGAAGACCACCAAAGGACTTCCCGAGCCCCTGCAGGTAACCGCAAAATCCGCGCGCATCATCCAGGAACAGGGCGTGACACTGCCCAACTACCTGCAGTTCAACAACGGCACCGGTGGCTTTACCCGCGATGGAAAAGAGTATATCCTCCTTTCAGATCAACAGCAAAAATCACCTGCTCCCTGGTGCAATATCATTGCCAATAAAGAAATCGGATCGATGCTGTCTGAAAGCGGATCCGCCTATACCTGGGTCGACAATGCCCAGGCCTTCCGCCTTACCCCCTGGCAGAATGATCCCGTCTCCGACCGCTGCGGCGAAGCCTATTACATCCGCGATGAAGCATCCGGCAATTACTGGTCGCCCACACCATTACCCGCTCCGGACAAACAACCCTATCTCACCCGGCATGGATTTGGTTATTCAGTATACGAACATAGCAGCAATGGGATTTCATCCGAAATATGGACCTATGTAGACCGTGACCTGCCGGTAAAATATGTTGTTTTAAAACTCCGGAACCTTTCCGGCAATGAACGCAGCCTTTCGGTGACCGGCTATGTGGAATGGGTACTGGGCGATCTTGCTCACAAAAACAAAATGTTCGTGGTTGCGGATAAAGATCAGCAGACAAAAATACTATTTGCCCGCAACCGTTACAATTCGGCTTTTGCAGAAAAGGTTGCTTTTTTTGATACAGACAGTAATGAAAAAACATTTACCTGCAACCGCACAGAGTTCATTGGAAGGAACGGCACCCTAAGCAACCCCGAAGCACTTTCAAGAAAACAACTGTCCGGAAGATCGGGCGCCGGTCTTGATCCCTGCACAGCATTGCAGGTAATGATGCAGCTTGCCCCGGACGAAGAAAAAGAGATCATTTTCCGGATCGGTGCCGGTAAGAATGAACAGGAAACCCGGCAGCTCGCAACCACCGTAAAAGGGAGTGCCTTTGCGCATGAAGCATTATCGAAGGTACATGATCAATGGAACCAGGTACTGGGCGCGGTTTTTGTAAAAACACCGGACGAGGCCATGAATGTAATGACCAACGGCTGGTGGCTGTACCAGACCCTGGCCAGCCGTATCTGGGGAAGAAGCGGCTTCTATCAGTCCGGCGGTGCCTTTGGCTTCCGCGATCAGCTGCAGGACGTGCTGGCGCTGATGCATACCGCTCCCGAGATCACAAGAGAGCAGTTGCTCCTCGCTGCTTCCCGCCAGTTCAGGGAGGGAGATGTGCAGCACTGGTGGCACCCGCCCACCGGCCGCGGGGTGCGCACCACCTGCTCGGATGACTACCTCTGGCTTCCCTATGTTACCTCACGGTATATCATTGCCACGGGTGATAAGGAAATACTGAATGAGTATATATCGTTCATCGACGGGCGGCCGCTGCGGCCGGATGAGGAATCCTATTATGATCTTCCGGTATTCCTGAATCACTGGGAAACCTTATACAACCACTGCAAGTATGCCATCCGCTACGGATTAAAATTCGGACAGCATGGATTGCCACTGATCGGATCCGGCGACTGGAATGACGGCATGGACAAAGTAGGTGAACATGGAAAAGGCGAAAGCGTATGGCTGGCATTCTTCCTTTATGATGTGCTCACGCATTTTGCCACCATCGCTGAAGCCTACGGCGATAAGGATTTTACAACGCTGTGCCATACGGAAGCTGAAAAACTGAAAGATAACATTCATGAGAACGGCTGGGATGGCGGATGGTACCGTCGTGCTTATTTTGATGACGGCACCCCCTTGGGATCCGCATCCAATGAAGAGTGTAAGATCGATTCCATTTCCCAGAGCTGGTCGCTGTTATCCGGTGGCGGCGAGCCTGAACGGAGTTTGCAGGGAATGACTGCATTGAACGAGCATCTGGTGGACCGGCAGAACAAGATCATCAAGCTGCTTACACCCCCGTTTGATAAATCGGATCTGTATCCCGGCTATATCAAGGGCTATGTGCCCGGCGTGCGGGAAAACGGAGGACAATACACCCACGCCGCCATCTGGACGATCATGGCATTCGCTGCGCTGAAAGACAAGGAGCGGGTATGGGAATTGTTTTCCATGGTCAACCCCGTCAATCATGCACATACGCCGCAAGATGTTGAAAAATATAAAGTGGAACCCTATGTAATGGCTGCAGATGTTTACGGTGCACCTCCCCACGAAGGACGCGGCGGATGGACCTGGTACACCGGTTCCGCAGGGTGGACTTATCAGCTGGCAGTCGGATCCATCCTGGGCTTGCACCGGGAAGGGGATCGTCTTTATCTCAATCCTTGTATCCCCGATGAATGGGAAGGCTATGAGATCCGGTACCGGTTCGGACAAACCTTTTATTTCCTTTACATAAAAAACAGGAACAAGGATGGAAACATCCGCTTTGTTGAGAACGGGCAGCTCTTAAACGAAGGTTATATCACGCTTCAGGATGACGGAACAGAGCACCATATAGAAGCGCAGTTATAA
- a CDS encoding glycosyl hydrolase family 95 catalytic domain-containing protein — protein sequence MTPQKYIPYLIVVLLSLTQISRAQQVPGLNLWYNQPAKIWEETLPLGNGRLGMTPDGGVTKETIVLNDITLWSGGPQDANNYEANRYLPAIMKLLKEGKNDEAQDLVNKHFICKGPGSGGAQWGCFQTLGNLQIDYDYPGSNNKDRPGNYKRTLLLDEALATTAFEMGGVSYRREYLTSFGTDVALVKLSASKPGMLNCRISLKREERGTSEVQNNTLALYGQLDNGTDGKGMQYRAEVKAALEGGTLTTGDAYLEIKQATSVTLYISAGTDFKDRDYRNTVSALLHTSMKLPFETEKKIHRQQFRKLFNRVQFDLENGANSNLPTNERLDHFYQHPEKDKNLAALFFQYGRYLAISSTRVGLLPPNLQGLWAHRIRTPWNGDYHLDVNVEMNHWPMEAANLSELNLPLADLVQGLVPNGEKTAKAYYNANGWIAHVITNVWGYTEPGESASWGSANSGSGWLCDNLWTHYAYTLDKEYLKKIYPLLKGSAVFYNDALVNYPGTKWMVTAPSVSPENAFYLPNGKTANVCMGPTIDNQIVRELFTNVIEAARILKVDADLSATLSERLALLPPPGRISKDGRIMEWMEEYKETDLQHRHISHLWGLYPGTLITKTKTPELLAPAKKTLEVRGDDGPSWTIAYKLLFWARLQDGQRSFKLLRELLKPTLRTDINYGSGGGVYPNLLSAGPPFQIDGNFGATAGIAEMLLQSHDGYIELLPSVPELWKTGNVKGLKARGNFTVSFKWKEGKVIAYKITSPVPRKIKIKVNGQVKEISAGRL from the coding sequence ATGACTCCCCAAAAATACATTCCTTACCTTATTGTAGTTTTATTATCCCTCACACAGATCAGCCGGGCGCAACAGGTGCCGGGTTTGAATTTATGGTACAACCAGCCCGCCAAAATATGGGAGGAGACCTTACCATTGGGCAACGGACGGCTGGGAATGACGCCGGACGGTGGTGTTACAAAAGAGACCATTGTGCTGAATGATATCACGTTGTGGTCGGGTGGCCCGCAGGATGCCAATAACTATGAGGCCAATCGGTACCTGCCGGCTATTATGAAGCTGCTGAAGGAGGGGAAGAATGACGAAGCACAGGACCTGGTAAACAAGCATTTCATCTGTAAAGGACCTGGTTCCGGTGGGGCGCAATGGGGTTGTTTTCAAACCCTGGGCAACCTGCAGATCGATTATGATTATCCTGGTTCGAACAATAAGGACCGCCCCGGCAATTATAAACGCACCCTGTTATTAGATGAAGCCCTTGCCACCACTGCATTTGAGATGGGAGGTGTTTCCTACAGGCGCGAATATCTTACCAGTTTCGGAACGGATGTGGCCCTTGTAAAATTATCAGCAAGTAAACCCGGTATGCTGAATTGCAGGATCTCGCTGAAACGGGAGGAACGGGGAACAAGTGAAGTACAAAATAATACACTGGCCTTGTATGGGCAGCTCGACAATGGAACCGATGGTAAGGGAATGCAGTACCGTGCCGAGGTAAAAGCGGCATTGGAAGGCGGCACCCTCACAACCGGTGATGCATATCTTGAAATAAAGCAGGCTACTTCCGTTACGCTGTATATAAGCGCCGGCACCGATTTTAAGGACCGGGATTATAGGAATACCGTCTCAGCACTGCTGCATACATCCATGAAGCTCCCTTTCGAAACCGAAAAGAAGATCCACCGGCAGCAGTTCCGGAAATTATTTAACCGGGTGCAGTTTGATCTGGAGAACGGGGCAAACAGCAATCTGCCTACAAATGAGCGGCTGGATCATTTTTATCAGCATCCGGAGAAAGATAAAAATCTTGCAGCGCTTTTCTTCCAGTATGGCAGGTACCTGGCCATCAGCAGTACGCGGGTAGGCCTGTTGCCTCCCAATCTTCAGGGGCTCTGGGCACACCGGATACGTACCCCCTGGAACGGGGATTACCACCTGGATGTAAATGTGGAAATGAATCACTGGCCCATGGAAGCTGCAAACCTCTCAGAACTGAATCTGCCCCTGGCTGACCTGGTGCAGGGATTGGTTCCAAATGGCGAGAAAACCGCAAAAGCCTATTACAATGCCAATGGATGGATCGCTCATGTGATCACCAATGTATGGGGCTATACCGAGCCGGGGGAAAGCGCTTCCTGGGGATCTGCCAACTCCGGCTCCGGGTGGCTGTGCGATAACCTGTGGACGCATTATGCATACACACTAGATAAAGAGTACCTGAAAAAGATCTATCCCCTATTGAAAGGTTCCGCGGTTTTTTATAATGATGCATTGGTAAACTATCCGGGTACAAAGTGGATGGTAACAGCGCCTTCGGTCTCACCTGAAAACGCTTTCTATCTGCCCAATGGCAAAACAGCCAATGTATGTATGGGGCCTACCATCGATAACCAGATCGTGCGGGAATTATTTACGAATGTAATAGAAGCAGCGCGGATCTTAAAGGTGGATGCGGATTTAAGTGCAACGTTAAGTGAGCGGCTGGCCTTGTTGCCGCCGCCCGGCCGGATCAGTAAGGATGGCCGCATTATGGAATGGATGGAAGAGTATAAAGAAACAGACCTGCAACACCGGCATATTTCCCACCTGTGGGGCCTGTACCCCGGTACCCTGATCACAAAAACAAAAACACCGGAACTGCTGGCGCCTGCAAAAAAAACACTGGAAGTAAGAGGGGATGATGGCCCCAGCTGGACCATTGCTTATAAGTTACTTTTCTGGGCACGGTTACAGGACGGGCAACGTTCGTTCAAATTGCTGCGGGAGTTGCTGAAGCCTACGCTGCGCACGGATATCAACTACGGATCAGGTGGCGGCGTTTATCCGAACCTGCTTTCTGCCGGTCCCCCCTTCCAGATCGACGGGAATTTCGGGGCCACGGCGGGTATCGCCGAAATGCTGCTGCAAAGTCATGATGGGTACATCGAGTTGCTACCATCGGTACCGGAGTTGTGGAAAACCGGTAACGTAAAAGGATTGAAAGCGCGTGGTAATTTTACGGTAAGCTTTAAATGGAAGGAGGGAAAAGTGATCGCCTATAAAATTACTTCGCCGGTACCACGTAAGATAAAAATAAAAGTGAACGGACAGGTAAAGGAAATAAGCGCCGGCCGTTTATAG